One genomic region from Amycolatopsis sp. FBCC-B4732 encodes:
- the sucD gene encoding succinate--CoA ligase subunit alpha: MAIFLDETSRIVVSGITGSEGAKHTRRMLAAGTNVVGGVNPRKAGQTVELAGRSLPVFGSVAESMASAAADVCVLFVPPPFVAGAVIEAVDAGIGLAVVITEGVPVHDSARLWAHAVAAGGRTRIIGPNCPGIISPGRSNAGIIPADITGRGRIGLVSKSGTLTYQLMHELRDVGFSTCVGIGGDPIIGTTHIDAVEAFEKDPETDVIVLIGEIGGDAEERAADFVKANVAKPVVGYVAGFTAPEGKTMGHAGAIVSGSSGTAAAKKTALEAAGIRVGRTPSETAALVREVL; encoded by the coding sequence GTGGCCATCTTCCTGGACGAGACCAGCCGGATCGTCGTCTCCGGTATCACCGGCTCCGAAGGCGCCAAGCACACCCGGCGGATGCTGGCCGCCGGGACGAACGTCGTCGGCGGGGTGAACCCGCGCAAGGCCGGGCAGACGGTGGAGCTCGCCGGCCGTTCGCTGCCGGTGTTCGGCAGCGTCGCGGAGTCGATGGCTTCGGCCGCCGCCGACGTGTGCGTGCTGTTCGTGCCGCCGCCGTTCGTCGCCGGCGCGGTGATCGAAGCGGTGGACGCCGGCATCGGCCTCGCGGTGGTGATCACCGAAGGCGTCCCGGTGCACGACTCCGCGCGGTTGTGGGCACACGCCGTCGCCGCGGGCGGGCGGACGCGGATCATCGGCCCGAACTGCCCGGGCATCATCTCCCCCGGCCGCTCCAACGCGGGCATCATCCCGGCCGACATCACCGGCCGGGGCCGGATCGGCCTGGTGTCGAAGTCCGGCACGCTGACCTACCAGCTCATGCACGAGCTGCGCGACGTCGGCTTCTCGACGTGCGTCGGCATCGGCGGCGACCCGATCATCGGGACGACGCACATCGACGCGGTCGAAGCGTTCGAAAAGGACCCGGAGACCGACGTCATCGTCCTGATCGGCGAAATCGGCGGCGACGCGGAGGAACGGGCGGCGGACTTCGTGAAGGCGAACGTGGCGAAGCCGGTGGTCGGCTACGTCGCGGGATTCACCGCCCCCGAAGGCAAGACGATGGGCCACGCGGGCGCGATCGTCTCCGGCTCGTCAGGCACGGCGGCGGCGAAGAAGACAGCGCTGGAGGCGGCCGGCATCCGCGTGGGCCGGACCCCGAGCGAGACGGCAGCGCTGGTCCGCGAGGTGCTGTGA
- a CDS encoding acetate--CoA ligase family protein encodes MADRVAVEKILDQVAAEGRSALTAPEGRAVCDAYGIPTPAERLAATAAEAVSQAEEIGLPVVLKIVSPDILHKTEAGGVLVGLQDAEAVKAGFEKIVENAKAYDAGARIVGVQVQQMLTEGQEVIVGSVTDRTFGKVVAFGLGGVLVEVLKDVTFRLAPTTAEEALSMVDGIQAAEILRGVRGSDPVDRAALAAVITGLGELVTDFPQLSEVDLNPVLATARGATAVDVRILVDPDAAKEPQRFTQEEILASMTRIMKPASIAVIGASAEAGKIGNSVMKNLVGGGYAGEIHPINPKAAEILDRKAYAGIADVPGDVDVAVFAIPAKFVPAALEEAGKKGVAGAILIPSGFGETGNIELQDQVVAIARKHGVRVLGPNIYGYYYTPENLSATFCTPYDVKGGVALSSQSGGIGMAILGFSRSAKMGVSSIVGVGNKADIDEDDLLTFFEHDENTELIAMHLEDLKDGRAFAETAKRVSRRKPVVVLKAGRTSEGAKAASSHTGALAGDDKVYDDILRQSGVVRAPGLNDMLEYARGIPLLPTPKGENVVIITGAGGSGVLLSDACVDNGLQLMTIPPDLDTAFREFIPPFGAAGNPVDITGGEPPSTYRDTIALGLADDRIHALILGYWHTIVTPPMVFAELVSEVVGEYRAKGIHKPVVASLSGDVEVEEASDHLYDRGIVAYPYTTEKPVAVLGAKYRWARAAGLLSNLSRR; translated from the coding sequence GTGGCGGATCGCGTGGCGGTCGAAAAGATCCTCGACCAGGTGGCGGCCGAAGGGCGGTCCGCGCTGACCGCGCCCGAGGGGCGTGCGGTCTGCGACGCATACGGTATCCCGACCCCGGCCGAGCGGCTGGCGGCTACGGCGGCCGAAGCCGTCTCGCAAGCCGAGGAGATCGGGCTGCCGGTGGTGCTCAAGATCGTCTCCCCGGACATCCTGCACAAGACCGAGGCCGGCGGGGTGCTCGTCGGCCTGCAGGACGCCGAAGCGGTGAAGGCGGGTTTCGAGAAGATCGTCGAGAACGCGAAGGCGTACGACGCCGGCGCGCGGATCGTCGGCGTCCAGGTGCAGCAGATGCTCACCGAGGGCCAGGAGGTGATCGTCGGCTCGGTCACCGACCGGACCTTCGGGAAGGTCGTCGCGTTCGGCCTCGGCGGCGTGCTGGTGGAGGTGCTCAAGGACGTCACCTTCCGGCTCGCGCCGACGACGGCCGAGGAAGCGCTGTCGATGGTCGACGGTATCCAAGCGGCCGAGATCCTGCGGGGCGTGCGCGGTTCGGATCCTGTCGACCGTGCCGCCCTCGCCGCCGTGATCACCGGGCTCGGCGAGCTCGTCACCGACTTCCCCCAGCTGTCCGAAGTGGACCTCAACCCGGTGCTGGCCACCGCGCGCGGGGCGACCGCGGTCGACGTCCGCATCCTGGTCGACCCGGACGCGGCGAAGGAGCCGCAGCGGTTCACCCAGGAGGAGATCCTGGCGTCGATGACCCGGATCATGAAGCCGGCGTCGATCGCGGTGATCGGCGCGTCCGCCGAGGCCGGGAAGATCGGCAACTCGGTGATGAAGAACCTGGTCGGCGGCGGCTACGCGGGGGAGATCCACCCGATCAACCCGAAGGCCGCCGAGATCCTCGACCGCAAGGCCTACGCCGGCATCGCCGACGTACCCGGCGACGTCGACGTCGCGGTCTTCGCCATCCCGGCCAAGTTCGTCCCCGCGGCGCTGGAAGAAGCCGGCAAGAAAGGTGTCGCCGGCGCGATCCTCATCCCGTCCGGCTTCGGCGAGACCGGCAACATCGAGCTGCAGGACCAGGTCGTCGCGATCGCGCGCAAGCACGGCGTGCGCGTCCTCGGTCCCAACATCTACGGTTACTACTACACGCCGGAGAACCTGTCGGCGACGTTCTGCACCCCGTACGACGTCAAGGGCGGTGTGGCGCTGTCATCCCAGAGCGGCGGCATCGGGATGGCGATCCTCGGCTTCAGCCGCTCGGCGAAGATGGGCGTCTCCTCGATCGTCGGCGTGGGCAACAAGGCCGACATCGACGAGGACGACCTGCTCACGTTCTTCGAGCACGACGAGAACACCGAGCTCATCGCCATGCACCTGGAGGACCTCAAGGACGGGCGGGCGTTCGCGGAGACGGCGAAGCGGGTCTCGCGCCGCAAGCCGGTCGTCGTGCTCAAGGCCGGCCGGACGTCGGAAGGCGCCAAGGCGGCCAGTTCGCACACCGGCGCGCTGGCCGGCGACGACAAGGTCTACGACGACATCCTGCGCCAGAGCGGCGTGGTGCGGGCGCCCGGCCTCAACGACATGCTCGAGTACGCCCGCGGCATCCCGCTGCTGCCGACGCCGAAGGGCGAGAACGTCGTCATCATCACCGGGGCCGGCGGTTCGGGCGTGCTGCTGTCGGACGCCTGCGTCGACAACGGGCTGCAGCTGATGACGATCCCGCCGGACCTCGACACGGCGTTCCGCGAGTTCATCCCGCCGTTCGGCGCCGCGGGCAACCCGGTGGACATCACCGGCGGCGAACCGCCCTCGACCTACCGCGACACGATCGCGCTGGGCCTGGCGGACGACCGGATCCACGCGTTGATCCTCGGCTACTGGCACACCATCGTCACCCCGCCGATGGTGTTCGCCGAACTGGTGTCCGAAGTGGTCGGGGAGTACCGGGCGAAGGGCATCCACAAGCCCGTCGTCGCGTCGCTGTCGGGGGACGTCGAAGTCGAGGAGGCGAGCGATCATCTGTACGACCGCGGCATCGTGGCGTATCCGTACACGACCGAGAAGCCGGTGGCGGTGCTCGGCGCGAAGTACCGCTGGGCACGGGCCGCGGGCCTGCTTTCGAACCTGAGTCGACGATGA
- a CDS encoding OFA family MFS transporter, with product MTAATYREIVDENGRTYRIGESPHDIMGRSRGFMVWLPWIAMMAVSVFEYGWGAVEGTLEEKYGWTLSDAFWLASIWAVFQAGVAFPAGRLREKNIVSAKTAMLAGAVCSGIGYFTIAHSGNLTVAFIGYSVLGGTGAGLVYATCINMVGKWYPEKRGARTGFVNGGFAYGSVPFIYLFSAFLGHENVTGVLDGIGLYMLIVVGVCGFLFKDPPKSWWPKEIDPLTWAKNKSGVKSLAKNPPAVRQFTPVEAIRTGMLPLMWVCLVIIGGVSLFGINFQVPFARESHFGAFVAASSAGVLAIVNGTGRAVVGWASDKMGRRQTLSVVLVIAAGAQFGVLYAGNTHNLFLFMVFAFLTGFGGGAFYPLFAALVPDYFGENNNASNYGLVYSAKLVGGVGGGGLAAGVISAWGYTGAYVLAGCIALLSAVLTLFLRQPGRPRHQLAETELVARPSAAASG from the coding sequence ATGACTGCAGCCACTTACCGGGAGATAGTTGACGAGAACGGCAGAACCTACCGGATAGGGGAGTCACCGCACGACATCATGGGGCGCTCCCGGGGCTTCATGGTCTGGCTGCCCTGGATCGCCATGATGGCGGTCAGCGTGTTCGAGTACGGCTGGGGGGCAGTCGAAGGCACCCTGGAGGAGAAGTACGGCTGGACGCTGTCGGACGCGTTCTGGCTGGCGAGCATCTGGGCGGTGTTCCAGGCCGGGGTGGCGTTCCCGGCCGGACGGCTCCGGGAGAAGAACATCGTCTCGGCGAAGACGGCCATGCTGGCCGGCGCGGTGTGCAGCGGCATCGGCTACTTCACCATCGCGCACAGCGGGAACCTGACGGTGGCGTTCATCGGCTACTCGGTGCTCGGCGGCACCGGCGCCGGGCTCGTGTACGCGACCTGCATCAACATGGTCGGCAAGTGGTACCCGGAGAAGCGCGGCGCGCGGACCGGGTTCGTCAACGGCGGCTTCGCCTACGGTTCGGTGCCGTTCATCTACCTGTTCAGCGCGTTCCTCGGGCACGAGAACGTCACCGGGGTGCTGGACGGGATCGGTCTCTACATGCTGATCGTCGTCGGCGTCTGCGGGTTCCTGTTCAAGGACCCGCCGAAGAGCTGGTGGCCGAAGGAGATCGACCCGCTCACCTGGGCGAAGAACAAGTCCGGGGTGAAGAGCCTCGCCAAGAACCCGCCGGCGGTCCGGCAGTTCACCCCGGTCGAGGCGATCCGGACCGGCATGCTCCCGCTGATGTGGGTGTGCCTGGTGATCATCGGCGGGGTCTCGCTGTTCGGTATCAACTTCCAGGTGCCCTTCGCGAGGGAAAGCCACTTCGGCGCGTTCGTCGCGGCTTCCTCGGCCGGCGTGCTGGCGATCGTGAACGGCACCGGCCGCGCGGTCGTCGGCTGGGCGTCGGACAAGATGGGGCGGCGGCAGACGCTCTCCGTGGTGCTGGTCATCGCGGCCGGCGCGCAGTTCGGCGTGCTGTACGCCGGGAACACGCACAACCTGTTCTTGTTCATGGTGTTCGCGTTCCTGACCGGGTTCGGCGGCGGGGCGTTCTACCCGCTGTTCGCGGCGCTCGTGCCGGACTACTTCGGCGAGAACAACAACGCGTCGAACTACGGCCTGGTCTACAGCGCGAAGCTCGTGGGCGGCGTCGGCGGCGGCGGACTCGCCGCGGGCGTCATCAGCGCGTGGGGCTACACGGGTGCGTACGTCCTCGCCGGGTGCATCGCGCTCCTTTCGGCGGTGCTGACCCTCTTCCTGCGCCAGCCCGGCCGGCCGCGCCACCAGCTCGCCGAAACCGAGCTGGTGGCGCGGCCTTCAGCCGCCGCCAGCGGCTGA
- a CDS encoding LysR family transcriptional regulator — translation MDLRQLAVAVAVAEEGGFTAAAQRLRTVQSTVSTVVRALERDLGTPLFHRTTHRVVLTPAGEAFVPAARAALEAAERARAAVSPLGGCVRVGMCPGLLADLHRLLAKLRHAHPGLGVEVRQLPPGEARCAVAESTVDLLLTALPGPLGTAPAGEPAGSGSHRAFSGPLGTVADATSSAPPPANGSATSGKPAPAVSDTPGAAPAGRRGAGLVTTALPAEELVLATAPGGARSAHADVSGLTLVGFPLGWAIREAVDRAFPGRRPPLEVDDLAAAARIVQAGLAACVLPVSVVTRFPELTVRRFDRPPPWQLAAVHRSPEDAAVGAVLGQLG, via the coding sequence ATGGACCTCCGCCAGCTGGCGGTGGCGGTGGCGGTCGCCGAGGAGGGCGGTTTCACGGCGGCGGCCCAGCGTCTGCGGACGGTGCAGTCGACGGTGTCCACTGTGGTGCGCGCGCTGGAGCGGGACCTGGGCACGCCGCTGTTCCACCGGACAACGCACCGGGTGGTTTTGACGCCCGCCGGCGAGGCTTTCGTGCCCGCCGCGCGGGCGGCGCTGGAGGCGGCGGAGCGAGCCCGCGCGGCGGTCTCCCCGCTGGGCGGGTGCGTACGGGTGGGGATGTGCCCCGGCTTGCTGGCGGACCTGCACCGGCTACTGGCGAAGCTGCGGCACGCGCACCCGGGTTTGGGGGTGGAGGTCCGCCAGCTGCCGCCCGGGGAGGCGAGGTGCGCGGTGGCGGAGTCCACAGTGGACCTGCTGCTGACCGCGCTACCCGGCCCGCTGGGCACGGCACCAGCCGGCGAACCGGCCGGCTCCGGGAGCCACCGCGCCTTCTCCGGCCCGCTCGGCACGGTGGCGGATGCCACCTCCAGCGCGCCGCCTCCAGCCAACGGCAGCGCAACCTCCGGCAAGCCCGCCCCCGCGGTCTCCGACACCCCCGGCGCCGCGCCGGCCGGCCGCCGCGGTGCCGGGCTCGTCACCACCGCGCTCCCGGCCGAAGAGCTCGTTCTCGCCACCGCTCCCGGCGGGGCACGCTCCGCTCACGCGGACGTCTCCGGCCTCACGCTCGTCGGCTTCCCGCTCGGCTGGGCGATCCGCGAAGCCGTCGACCGCGCGTTCCCCGGCCGGCGGCCGCCCCTGGAAGTCGACGATCTCGCCGCCGCCGCGAGGATCGTGCAGGCCGGGCTCGCCGCCTGCGTCCTGCCCGTCTCCGTCGTCACCCGGTTTCCCGAGCTCACCGTCCGGCGGTTCGACCGGCCTCCCCCGTGGCAGCTCGCCGCCGTGCACCGGTCACCCGAAGACGCCGCGGTCGGGGCGGTGCTCGGTCAGCTCGGCTGA
- a CDS encoding thiamine pyrophosphate-binding protein, producing the protein MALTTTGTTAGESARATNGAEPAPAEISGGHLVAKALKAEGVDTIFTLCGGHIIDIYDGCVDEGIEVIDVRHEQVAAHAADGYARITGKPGCAVVTAGPGTTDAVTGVANALRAESPMLLIGGQGALTQHKMGSLQDLPHVDMMAPITKFAATVPHTARVADLVSMAFREAYAGAPGPSFLEIPRDVLDARVPLDQARIPEAGRYRASTKNAGDPADIEKLADLLVHAKKPAILLGSQVWTTRATGPATGLVRTLNIPAYMNGAGRGTLPPGDPHHFQLSRRYAFDNADVIIIVGTPFDFRMGYGKRLSKDATVVQIDLDYRTVGKNRDVDLGIVGDAGQVLAAVAEAASGRTDNGAAGRKAWLEELHAVEDKAKRKRLPLQHSDASPIHPYRLVHEINEFLTEDSIYIGDGGDIVTFSGQVVQPKSPGHWMDPGPLGTLGVGIPFVLAAKHARPDKEVVALFGDGAFSLTGWDFETLVRFDLPFVGIVGNNSSMNQIRYGQAAKYGVGRERVGNTLGDVRYDEFARMLGGHGEEVRDPADIGPALLRARESGKPSLINVWVDPDVYAPGTMNQTMYK; encoded by the coding sequence ATGGCGCTGACCACGACCGGCACGACCGCGGGGGAGAGTGCCCGTGCGACGAACGGCGCCGAGCCCGCGCCGGCCGAAATCTCCGGCGGGCACCTGGTGGCGAAAGCCCTGAAGGCCGAAGGGGTCGACACGATCTTCACGCTGTGCGGCGGCCACATCATCGACATCTACGACGGCTGCGTCGACGAAGGCATCGAGGTCATCGACGTCCGGCACGAGCAGGTCGCCGCGCACGCCGCGGACGGCTACGCGCGGATCACCGGCAAGCCCGGCTGCGCGGTCGTCACCGCCGGTCCGGGCACCACCGACGCCGTCACCGGGGTCGCGAACGCGCTGCGCGCGGAAAGCCCGATGCTGCTCATCGGCGGCCAGGGTGCGCTGACCCAGCACAAGATGGGGTCCCTGCAGGACCTCCCGCACGTGGACATGATGGCGCCGATCACCAAGTTCGCCGCGACCGTGCCGCACACCGCCCGCGTCGCCGACCTCGTCTCGATGGCCTTCCGCGAGGCCTACGCCGGTGCGCCGGGCCCGTCGTTCCTCGAGATCCCGCGCGACGTCCTCGACGCGCGGGTGCCGCTCGACCAGGCCCGGATCCCCGAAGCGGGCCGCTACCGCGCGTCGACGAAGAACGCCGGCGACCCCGCCGACATCGAGAAGCTCGCGGACCTGCTGGTGCACGCCAAGAAGCCGGCCATCCTGCTCGGCAGCCAGGTCTGGACCACGCGGGCGACCGGCCCGGCGACCGGCCTCGTGCGCACGCTGAACATCCCGGCGTACATGAACGGCGCCGGCCGCGGCACGCTGCCCCCGGGCGACCCGCACCACTTCCAGTTGTCCCGCCGGTACGCCTTCGACAACGCCGACGTCATCATCATCGTCGGCACCCCGTTCGACTTCCGGATGGGCTACGGGAAGCGGCTTTCGAAGGACGCCACCGTCGTCCAGATCGACCTGGACTACCGCACGGTCGGCAAGAACCGCGACGTCGACCTCGGCATCGTCGGCGACGCCGGCCAGGTGCTGGCCGCGGTGGCCGAGGCCGCGTCCGGCCGCACCGACAACGGCGCCGCCGGCCGCAAGGCGTGGCTCGAAGAACTGCACGCCGTGGAAGACAAGGCGAAGCGGAAGCGGCTGCCGCTGCAGCACTCCGACGCGAGCCCGATCCACCCGTACCGGCTCGTCCACGAGATCAACGAGTTCCTCACCGAGGACTCGATCTACATCGGCGACGGCGGCGACATCGTCACCTTCTCCGGCCAGGTCGTCCAGCCGAAGTCGCCCGGGCACTGGATGGACCCCGGTCCACTCGGGACGCTCGGCGTCGGCATCCCCTTCGTCCTGGCCGCCAAGCACGCCCGCCCGGACAAGGAGGTGGTCGCCCTGTTCGGGGACGGCGCCTTCAGCCTCACCGGCTGGGACTTCGAAACGCTCGTGCGGTTCGACCTGCCGTTCGTCGGGATCGTCGGCAACAACTCGTCGATGAACCAGATCCGCTACGGCCAGGCCGCGAAGTACGGCGTGGGGCGCGAGCGCGTCGGCAACACCCTCGGCGACGTCCGCTACGACGAGTTCGCCCGGATGCTGGGCGGCCACGGCGAAGAGGTCCGCGACCCCGCCGACATCGGGCCGGCGCTGCTGCGGGCGCGGGAGTCCGGCAAGCCGTCGCTGATCAACGTCTGGGTCGATCCCGACGTGTACGCCCCCGGAACCATGAACCAGACCATGTACAAGTGA
- the frc gene encoding formyl-CoA transferase, which produces MGKALEGVRVLDMTHVQSGPSSTQLLAWLGADVIKLETPGRGDITRGQLRDLPGVDSLYFTMLNANKRSITLNMKSDEGKEIFEKLVSGVDVLVENFGPGVVDRFGYPWAKLSSLNPRLVYASIKGFGPGRYANFKAYEVIAQAMGGAMSTTGFEAGPPTATGAQIGDSGTGIHLVAAILAALYQRTSTGRGQRVQVAMQDAVLNLCRVKLRDQQRLTHGPLGEYPNENFGDEVPRSGNASGGGQPGWAVKCAPGGPNDYIYVIVQPPGWAPLARLIGKGELAEDPAWATPEVRLSKLDKMFALVEEWTEKHSKWEVMEKLNACNIPCGPILSTKELIEDETLAELGSVVEVPHPERGAFKTVGCPLKLSDSPVEIERSPLLGEHNVEVLAELGYGEAELEKFRAAGVI; this is translated from the coding sequence ATGGGTAAGGCACTGGAGGGCGTGCGCGTCCTCGACATGACGCACGTGCAGTCCGGTCCGTCGTCGACGCAGCTGCTCGCCTGGCTCGGCGCGGACGTGATCAAGCTCGAAACCCCCGGCCGCGGCGACATCACCCGCGGGCAGCTGCGCGACCTGCCCGGGGTGGACAGCCTCTACTTCACGATGCTGAACGCCAACAAGCGCAGCATCACGCTCAACATGAAAAGCGACGAGGGCAAGGAGATCTTCGAGAAGCTCGTGTCCGGGGTGGACGTCCTGGTCGAGAACTTCGGCCCCGGCGTCGTCGACCGGTTCGGCTACCCGTGGGCGAAGCTGTCCTCGCTCAACCCGCGGCTGGTCTACGCCTCCATCAAGGGGTTCGGACCCGGCCGCTACGCCAACTTCAAGGCCTACGAGGTGATCGCGCAGGCCATGGGCGGCGCGATGAGCACCACCGGCTTCGAAGCGGGCCCGCCGACCGCGACCGGCGCGCAGATCGGCGACTCCGGCACCGGCATCCACCTGGTGGCCGCCATCCTCGCCGCGCTGTACCAGCGGACCTCCACCGGCCGCGGCCAGCGCGTCCAGGTCGCCATGCAGGACGCCGTGCTCAACCTGTGCCGGGTCAAGCTGCGCGACCAGCAGCGGCTCACCCACGGGCCGCTCGGGGAGTACCCGAACGAGAACTTCGGTGACGAGGTCCCGCGCTCGGGCAACGCTTCCGGCGGCGGCCAGCCCGGCTGGGCGGTGAAGTGCGCGCCCGGCGGCCCGAACGACTACATCTACGTGATCGTCCAGCCGCCCGGCTGGGCCCCGCTCGCCCGGCTGATCGGCAAGGGCGAGCTGGCCGAGGACCCGGCGTGGGCCACCCCCGAGGTCCGGCTGTCCAAACTGGACAAGATGTTCGCGCTCGTCGAGGAGTGGACCGAGAAGCACAGCAAGTGGGAGGTGATGGAGAAGCTCAACGCCTGCAACATCCCGTGCGGCCCGATCCTGTCCACTAAGGAGCTGATCGAGGACGAGACGCTGGCCGAGCTCGGCTCGGTCGTCGAGGTGCCGCACCCGGAACGCGGCGCCTTCAAGACCGTCGGCTGCCCGCTGAAGCTGTCCGACTCGCCGGTCGAGATCGAACGGTCGCCGCTGCTCGGCGAGCACAACGTCGAGGTGCTGGCGGAGCTCGGTTACGGCGAAGCGGAGCTCGAGAAGTTCCGCGCCGCGGGGGTGATCTGA
- a CDS encoding GntR family transcriptional regulator, with translation MSQPASPLPERGPSGRRTAKGSLSSTAAKRVERPAPLRQVVYEALAELIINRTLEPGQHLVEADLAEYLGVSRQPVREALQRLQSEGWVDLRPAQGAFVHLPTDEEADQLLSVRSVLETHSAKLAAGNATPQDVRRLWDLQQVGVQALHADDTEGLVAANAALHAFITQLSGNAVLAELIGLVDRRVRWYYTPIARPRGRDAWNEHDELIHAISDGDTEAAEQIMAKHTERTRQAYHERPEAPRS, from the coding sequence GTGAGCCAGCCCGCATCCCCGCTTCCAGAGCGCGGCCCGTCCGGCCGCCGCACGGCCAAGGGCTCGCTCAGCTCGACCGCCGCCAAGCGCGTCGAACGGCCCGCGCCCCTGCGGCAGGTCGTCTACGAAGCCCTCGCCGAGCTGATCATCAACCGCACCCTCGAACCCGGGCAGCACCTGGTCGAAGCCGACCTGGCGGAGTACCTGGGCGTCAGCAGGCAGCCCGTCCGCGAAGCCCTGCAGCGGTTGCAGAGCGAGGGCTGGGTGGACCTCCGCCCGGCGCAGGGTGCGTTCGTGCACCTGCCGACCGACGAGGAGGCCGACCAGCTGCTGAGCGTCCGCAGCGTGCTGGAGACGCACTCCGCGAAGCTCGCCGCCGGCAACGCGACCCCGCAGGACGTCCGGCGCCTGTGGGACCTGCAGCAGGTCGGCGTCCAGGCCCTGCACGCCGACGACACCGAAGGCCTGGTCGCGGCCAACGCCGCCCTCCACGCGTTCATCACGCAGCTGTCGGGGAACGCCGTGCTGGCGGAACTGATCGGCCTGGTCGACCGCCGGGTCCGCTGGTACTACACGCCGATCGCCCGGCCCCGCGGCCGCGACGCGTGGAACGAGCACGACGAGCTGATCCACGCGATCTCCGACGGGGACACCGAAGCCGCGGAGCAGATCATGGCCAAGCACACCGAACGGACGCGCCAGGCCTACCACGAACGCCCGGAGGCTCCCCGGTCCTGA
- the sucC gene encoding ADP-forming succinate--CoA ligase subunit beta: MDLFEHEARDLFEKHGVPVPRGRVVAEPAEARSAAAAIGGSVVVKAQVKTGGRGKAGGVRVVHTADDAEQAADDILGMDIKGHTVHRVLVTEAGEIAEEYYVSFLLDRAGRTFLAMASVHGGMEIEEVAATDPAALRRVPVDPLTGVDAAEVAAAFPADVRAEVAGVVEKLWAVFVAEDCTLVEVNPLARTSAGIVALDGKITLDDNADFRRSDSFDDSADGDPLEREAHAKGLNYVKLDGDIGVIGNGAGLVMSTLDVVASAAAEAGARGPANFLDIGGGASAEVMVNGLTVILGDPQVRSVFVNVFGGITACDAVATGIVRSLEVLGSRATKPLVVRLDGNNVTEGRRILADAAHPLVTVVATMDDAAREAAKLAIAEV; this comes from the coding sequence ATGGATCTCTTCGAACACGAAGCCCGCGATCTCTTCGAGAAGCACGGCGTCCCCGTCCCCCGCGGCCGCGTCGTCGCCGAGCCGGCCGAAGCCCGGTCCGCGGCCGCGGCCATCGGCGGATCCGTCGTCGTCAAGGCCCAGGTGAAGACCGGCGGCCGCGGCAAGGCGGGCGGCGTCCGCGTGGTGCACACAGCCGACGACGCCGAGCAGGCCGCCGACGACATCCTCGGGATGGACATCAAGGGCCACACCGTCCACCGCGTCCTCGTCACCGAAGCCGGTGAGATCGCCGAGGAGTACTACGTCTCCTTCCTGCTCGACCGCGCCGGGCGGACGTTCCTGGCGATGGCGTCCGTGCACGGCGGGATGGAGATCGAAGAGGTGGCCGCCACCGACCCCGCGGCACTCCGGCGCGTCCCGGTCGACCCGCTGACCGGCGTCGACGCGGCCGAGGTCGCGGCCGCGTTCCCCGCCGACGTCCGGGCCGAAGTGGCCGGGGTCGTGGAGAAGCTGTGGGCGGTGTTCGTCGCCGAGGACTGCACGCTGGTCGAAGTCAACCCGCTGGCCAGGACGTCGGCCGGGATCGTCGCGCTGGACGGGAAGATCACCCTGGACGACAACGCGGACTTCCGGCGCTCCGATTCGTTCGACGACTCCGCGGACGGCGATCCCCTCGAACGGGAGGCGCACGCGAAGGGCCTCAACTACGTCAAGCTGGACGGCGACATCGGCGTGATCGGCAACGGCGCCGGCCTGGTCATGTCCACATTGGACGTCGTCGCCTCGGCCGCGGCGGAGGCGGGCGCGCGCGGCCCGGCGAACTTCCTCGACATCGGCGGCGGCGCCTCGGCCGAAGTCATGGTCAACGGGCTGACCGTGATCCTCGGCGACCCGCAGGTCCGCAGCGTGTTCGTCAACGTCTTCGGCGGGATCACCGCGTGCGACGCCGTCGCGACCGGGATCGTGCGCTCGCTGGAGGTCCTGGGTTCGCGCGCGACCAAGCCGCTGGTGGTGCGGCTCGACGGGAACAACGTCACCGAAGGCAGGCGGATCCTCGCCGACGCCGCCCATCCCCTGGTCACCGTGGTGGCCACCATGGACGACGCCGCCCGCGAGGCGGCGAAGCTCGCGATCGCGGAGGTCTGA